One genomic region from Biomphalaria glabrata chromosome 7, xgBioGlab47.1, whole genome shotgun sequence encodes:
- the LOC106062706 gene encoding NEDD8, which translates to MLIKVKTLTGKEIEIDIEPTDKVERIKERVEEKEGIPPQQQRLIFSGKQMNDEKTASDYKVAGGSVLHLVLALRGGGDC; encoded by the exons ATGCTTATTAAAGTAAAG actctCACAGGAAAAgag atTGAAATTGACATAGAGCCAACAGATAag GTTGAGAGAATAAAGGAGAGAGTTGAAGAAAAAGAAGGCATTCCACCTCAGCAGCAGCGTCTCATTTTCAGTGGAAAACAAAt gaaCGATGAGAAAACAGCAAGTGACTATAAAGTAGCTGGAGGATCTGTGCTACATCTTGTTCTTGCTCTACGTGGAGGTGGAGATTGTTAA